A section of the Salmo trutta chromosome 4, fSalTru1.1, whole genome shotgun sequence genome encodes:
- the cracd gene encoding capping protein inhibiting regulator of actin dynamics isoform X2 encodes MATDASETHLEVTVSESPERRRQGKFQPFRRLFGRRKKREAAERGFDAVELKASFSTGEVCNGVVSDDEATNQHLRELNPIGSRALSHDSVFIPSEAVQEPSPEHTMSQENVSDKVRNLQRQIAQNIKFGQRPPSLRKSEGDEGSSDEEEVPRSPLKVLAQVEAEPVDTETKGASQSQGPSQSHGAAQTGTPSTPVKSPRSKRVLPATGTIESIDLDGVPQSVPRLDNTAAKHKLSVKPKNQRISRKHRRFTQDLQEVDIPGILQEETDAADVQYRTAEEETPPEKTKKQKLQEDERQESRRKRELAEQRHREEEEDRKKKAEEWRLRELEEESCRQQEEELIRKEEEERRQREEMKEEEERRIREEEERRQRELEVMRIREEEERIQREEERRMREELELMQREEEQRTLEEEKRRKEEEERMRKEEEERKQRELEAERLCVEEEKRLKEAEEEEERKKKQVEEQRKLLAEEEEEKRLCAEVAASSSDPERKRRAEEVRWREMEERQRPFTFKVSSGEKQILFQKVNLTPVTPASSQQGGAVAEHKEGAKASSPGGADSPTLPSSQYVPHTAILVTGAQLCGTAVNLDHIKETACKSLLGLADEKKAAMGTPPPTKSKTSPDRKSGKTKSLSESTDQSSAAVLAEWASIRSKIFKGAGEGKYEEYPDHQSQSRPSSEDQSPFLHSNLRKTMSASAKFSITPARKKFADSNRNSEVLSQEEKEGGRPASAVSDTSSGASVPPAASPAPDSKTQSRGGKTVRIADGTGECMFAKDLPSFIVPSSSQASPRPKGSETDTGSLGGESEDSDGREEGEEKGQPSPFGIKLRRTNYSLRFHSDQSTDKRKKRYSAGDSFDGVPSPLTPIDRDSDASVFSNNSSPASPLRDSIAGVKPGHVIVSLPEPRAKAGKSPTPSMHSEGEKLPSKPSLYQRPSTSPKPATPPPSPLPKVGRESSSDAVVQRSWVEADSAGHEERGERRREETSAVAQLHRNGQGQSQGQGEEEPKEKRSFFPSISIPWREKADRKTELIRREGKPSLQSRHSLDSTRVQDKESGPLWITLALQKQKGFREQQQSRDERRSHREAKLSEKQTKDKDSDVLLSPMEGKGSRNTNPPKPQTPEEAKRPDTLLGRLERRDLLKKANTLPSSVTVEIADPTPSPPAVKELTKRFPSTDSPQVSTEPAWLALAKRKAKAWSDCPQIIK; translated from the exons ATGGCTACGGACGCCAGTGAAACTCATTTAGAGGTAACCGTATCCGAAAGCCCAG AGAGGCGACGGCAGGGCAAATTCCAGCCGTTCCGACGACTGTttgggaggaggaagaagagggaggcaGCGGAGAGGGGCTTTGATGCAGTAGAGCTGAAGGCTAGCTTCTCCACAGGGGAAGTGTGCAACGGAGTCGTCTCCGATGATGAGGCGACCAATCAACATCTGAG GGAGCTGAACCCCATTGGGTCCCGAGCCCTCTCCCACGACAGTGTGTTTATCCCATCGGAAGCAGTACAGGAGCCCAGTCCAGAACATACCATGTCCCAGGAAAACGTCTCCGATAAAGTCAGGAACCTGCAG AGGCAGATAGCACAGAATATCAAGTTTGGCCAGAGGCCCCCCTCTCTGAGGAAGAGTGAGGGAGACGAGGGCAGCTCAGATGAAGAGGAGGTGCCCAGGAGCCCCCTGAAGGTCTTAGCCCAGGTGGAAGCTGAGCCAGTGGACACAGAGACAAAG GGGGCCAGCCAGAGCCaagggcccagccagagccatgGAGCTGCCCAGACCGGGACTCCCAGTACTCCAGTGAAATCTCCTAGGTCCAAACGAGTTCTTCCAGCCACCGGTACCATCGAGTCCATCGACCTGGACGGAGTCCCACAGTCTGTCCCTAGACTGGACAACACCGCTGCCAAGCATAAACTGTCTGTCAAACCCAAAAACCAGAGGATCTCCCGCAAGCACCGCCGTTTCACACAG GATTTGCAAGAGGTGGATATCCCTGGCATACTGCAGGAGGAAACAGATGCAGCCGACGTCCAATACAGAACCGCTGAGGAAGAGACACCCCCAGAGAAAACCAAGAAGCAGAAACTGCAGGAGGACGAGAGACAGGAGTCCAGGAGGAAGCGAGAGCTGGCAGAACAAAGGcacagagaggaagaagaggatagGAAGAAGAAagcagaggagtggaggctgcGTGAGTTAGAGGAGGAGAGTTGTCGCCAACAAGAGGAGGAACTTATAcgtaaagaggaggaggaaaggaggcagagagaggagatgaaagaagaagaggaaagGAGGATTAGGGAGGAAgaagaaaggagacagagagaactgGAGGTGATGAGAAttagagaggaagaagagaggatacagagagaagaagagagaaggatGAGGGAGGAATTGGAGCTTATGCAgcgagaggaggagcagaggacactggaggaagagaaaaggaggaaagaggaagaggaaagaatgaggaaagaggaagaggagaggaagcagCGCGAACTGGAGGCAGAGCGTCTCTGTGTAGAGGAGGAAAAGAGACTGAAAGAggcagaagaagaggaggaaaggaagaAAAAGCAGGTGGAAGAACAGAGAAAACTGcttgcagaggaggaggaggagaagagactgtGTGCAGAAGTGGCTGCGAGCAGCTCTGACCCTGAAAGGAAGAGGAGGGCGGAGGAGGTGcgctggagagagatggaggagagacagaggccGTTCACCTTCAAAGTGTCCTCTGGGGAGAAGCAAATCCTGTTCCAGAAGGTCAACCTGACGCCTGTTACGCCGGCCTCCAGCCAGCAGGGGGGCGCTGTGGCTGAACACAAAGAGGGAGCCAAGGCCTCATCCCCTGGAGGAGCTGACTCCCCAACCCTCCCGTCCTCTCAGTATGTCCCCCACACAGCCATCCTGGTGACGGGTGCCCAGCTTTGTGGGACTGCTGTCAACCTGGACCATATCAAAGAAACCGCTTGTAAGTCTCTCCTGGGTCTGGCAGATGAAAAGAAAGCTGCCATGGGCACCCCACCACCAACCAAGAGCAAGACTTCACCAGACCGCAAGTCTGGGAAAACCAAATCCCTCAGCGAGTCCACAGACCAGTCCAGTGCAGCCGTCCTTGCAGAGTGGGCCAGTATCCGCTCCAAGATATTCAAGGGGGCGGGGGAGGGGAAGTATGAGGAATACCCAGACCACCAGAGCCAGAGCCGACCCAGCAGTGAGGACCAGAGTCCGTTCCTCCATAGCAACCTCAGGAAGACCATGTCCGCCAGCGCCAAGTTCTCCATCACCCCGGCCAGGAAGAAGTTTGCCGACTCAAACAGGAACTCTGAGGTGTTGAGTcaggaagagaaggaaggaggaaggCCAGCGTCTGCCGTCTCTGACACCTCCTCCGGTGCCTCTGTTCCCCCTGCAGCTTCACCAGCCCCAGACAGCAAGACCCAGAGCCGGGGCGGTAAGACTGTCCGGATTGCAGACGGAACAGGGGAGTGCATGTTTGCCAAAGACCTCCCGTCTTTCATAGTCCCCAGCTCTTCCCAGGCCTCACCCAGACCCAAGGGCTCTGAGACAGATACTGGGAGCCTGGGAGGAGAATCAGAGGACTCTGATGGccgggaggagggggaggagaagggccagcCGTCTCCGTTTGGGATCAAGCTGAGGAGGACCAACTACTCCCTCCGCTTCCACAGTGATCAGTCGACAGACAAGAGGAAAAAGAGGTACAGTGCCGGCGACAGCTTCGACGGGGTCCCCTCACCTCTGACCCCCATTGACCGCGACTCTGACGCCTCAGTGTTCTCTAATAACTCCAGCCCTGCGTCTCCACTCAGAGATAGCATTGCTGGGGTCAAGCCTGGACATGTGATTGTATCTCTTCCAGAGCCCCGGGCCAAAGCAGGCAAGTCTCCCACCCCTTCCATGCACAGCGAGGGGGAGAAGCTTCCGTCCAAACCCTCACTTTACCAGAGACCCAGCACATCCCCTAAACCTGcaacccctcccccctctccactccccAAAGTGGGCAGAGAGAGTTCCAGTGACGCAGTGGTCCAGAGGAGCTGGGTGGAGGCTGATTCAGCTGGCCATGAGGAgcgaggtgagaggaggagggaggagacctCAGCTGTGGCCCAGCTCCACAGGAACGGCCAGGGACAGAGCCAGGGCCAGGGGGAGGAGGAGCCCAAGGAGAAGAGGTCCTTCTTCCCCTCCATCAGTATCCCCTGGAGGGAGAAGGCTGACAGGAAGACGGAGCTCATCAGGAGAG AGGGAAAGCCATCACTGCAGAGCAGGCACTCATTGGACAGTACGCGGGTCCAGGACAAGGAGTCAGGGCCTCTGTGGATCACGCTAGCGCTGCAGAAACAGAAAGGCTTCAGGGAGCAGCAGCAGAGCCGAGACGAACGCCGCAGCCACAGAGAGGCCAAACTGTCTGAGAAACAAACCAAGGACAAAGACAGC GATGTGTTGCTTAGTCCTATGGAGGGTAAGGGGAGTAGAAACACCAACCCTCCCAAACCACAGACACCGGAGGAAGCCAAGAGACCAGACACCCTCCTGGGCCGCTTGGAGCGCCGGGACCTCCTGAAGAAAGCCAACACCCTGCCCAGCTCTGTCACAG TTGAGATTGCAGACCCCACTCCATCGCCCCCTGCAGTGAAGGAGTTGACCAAGCGCTTCCCATCCACTGACTCTCCCCAGGTGTCTACTGAGCCGGCCTGGCTGGCTCTGGCCAAGCGCAAGGCTAAAGCCTGGAGTGACTGCCCTCAGATCATCAAATAA
- the cracd gene encoding capping protein inhibiting regulator of actin dynamics isoform X3, which produces MSQENVSDKVRNLQRQIAQNIKFGQRPPSLRKSEGDEGSSDEEEVPRSPLKVLAQVEAEPVDTETKGASQSQGPSQSHGAAQTGTPSTPVKSPRSKRVLPATGTIESIDLDGVPQSVPRLDNTAAKHKLSVKPKNQRISRKHRRFTQDLQEVDIPGILQEETDAADVQYRTAEEETPPEKTKKQKLQEDERQESRRKRELAEQRHREEEEDRKKKAEEWRLRELEEESCRQQEEELIRKEEEERRQREEMKEEEERRIREEEERRQRELEVMRIREEEERIQREEERRMREELELMQREEEQRTLEEEKRRKEEEERMRKEEEERKQRELEAERLCVEEEKRLKEAEEEEERKKKQVEEQRKLLAEEEEEKRLCAEVAASSSDPERKRRAEEVRWREMEERQRPFTFKVSSGEKQILFQKVNLTPVTPASSQQGGAVAEHKEGAKASSPGGADSPTLPSSQYVPHTAILVTGAQLCGTAVNLDHIKETACKSLLGLADEKKAAMGTPPPTKSKTSPDRKSGKTKSLSESTDQSSAAVLAEWASIRSKIFKGAGEGKYEEYPDHQSQSRPSSEDQSPFLHSNLRKTMSASAKFSITPARKKFADSNRNSEVLSQEEKEGGRPASAVSDTSSGASVPPAASPAPDSKTQSRGGKTVRIADGTGECMFAKDLPSFIVPSSSQASPRPKGSETDTGSLGGESEDSDGREEGEEKGQPSPFGIKLRRTNYSLRFHSDQSTDKRKKRYSAGDSFDGVPSPLTPIDRDSDASVFSNNSSPASPLRDSIAGVKPGHVIVSLPEPRAKAGKSPTPSMHSEGEKLPSKPSLYQRPSTSPKPATPPPSPLPKVGRESSSDAVVQRSWVEADSAGHEERGERRREETSAVAQLHRNGQGQSQGQGEEEPKEKRSFFPSISIPWREKADRKTELIRREGKPSLQSRHSLDSTRVQDKESGPLWITLALQKQKGFREQQQSRDERRSHREAKLSEKQTKDKDSDVLLSPMEGKGSRNTNPPKPQTPEEAKRPDTLLGRLERRDLLKKANTLPSSVTVEIADPTPSPPAVKELTKRFPSTDSPQVSTEPAWLALAKRKAKAWSDCPQIIK; this is translated from the exons ATGTCCCAGGAAAACGTCTCCGATAAAGTCAGGAACCTGCAG AGGCAGATAGCACAGAATATCAAGTTTGGCCAGAGGCCCCCCTCTCTGAGGAAGAGTGAGGGAGACGAGGGCAGCTCAGATGAAGAGGAGGTGCCCAGGAGCCCCCTGAAGGTCTTAGCCCAGGTGGAAGCTGAGCCAGTGGACACAGAGACAAAG GGGGCCAGCCAGAGCCaagggcccagccagagccatgGAGCTGCCCAGACCGGGACTCCCAGTACTCCAGTGAAATCTCCTAGGTCCAAACGAGTTCTTCCAGCCACCGGTACCATCGAGTCCATCGACCTGGACGGAGTCCCACAGTCTGTCCCTAGACTGGACAACACCGCTGCCAAGCATAAACTGTCTGTCAAACCCAAAAACCAGAGGATCTCCCGCAAGCACCGCCGTTTCACACAG GATTTGCAAGAGGTGGATATCCCTGGCATACTGCAGGAGGAAACAGATGCAGCCGACGTCCAATACAGAACCGCTGAGGAAGAGACACCCCCAGAGAAAACCAAGAAGCAGAAACTGCAGGAGGACGAGAGACAGGAGTCCAGGAGGAAGCGAGAGCTGGCAGAACAAAGGcacagagaggaagaagaggatagGAAGAAGAAagcagaggagtggaggctgcGTGAGTTAGAGGAGGAGAGTTGTCGCCAACAAGAGGAGGAACTTATAcgtaaagaggaggaggaaaggaggcagagagaggagatgaaagaagaagaggaaagGAGGATTAGGGAGGAAgaagaaaggagacagagagaactgGAGGTGATGAGAAttagagaggaagaagagaggatacagagagaagaagagagaaggatGAGGGAGGAATTGGAGCTTATGCAgcgagaggaggagcagaggacactggaggaagagaaaaggaggaaagaggaagaggaaagaatgaggaaagaggaagaggagaggaagcagCGCGAACTGGAGGCAGAGCGTCTCTGTGTAGAGGAGGAAAAGAGACTGAAAGAggcagaagaagaggaggaaaggaagaAAAAGCAGGTGGAAGAACAGAGAAAACTGcttgcagaggaggaggaggagaagagactgtGTGCAGAAGTGGCTGCGAGCAGCTCTGACCCTGAAAGGAAGAGGAGGGCGGAGGAGGTGcgctggagagagatggaggagagacagaggccGTTCACCTTCAAAGTGTCCTCTGGGGAGAAGCAAATCCTGTTCCAGAAGGTCAACCTGACGCCTGTTACGCCGGCCTCCAGCCAGCAGGGGGGCGCTGTGGCTGAACACAAAGAGGGAGCCAAGGCCTCATCCCCTGGAGGAGCTGACTCCCCAACCCTCCCGTCCTCTCAGTATGTCCCCCACACAGCCATCCTGGTGACGGGTGCCCAGCTTTGTGGGACTGCTGTCAACCTGGACCATATCAAAGAAACCGCTTGTAAGTCTCTCCTGGGTCTGGCAGATGAAAAGAAAGCTGCCATGGGCACCCCACCACCAACCAAGAGCAAGACTTCACCAGACCGCAAGTCTGGGAAAACCAAATCCCTCAGCGAGTCCACAGACCAGTCCAGTGCAGCCGTCCTTGCAGAGTGGGCCAGTATCCGCTCCAAGATATTCAAGGGGGCGGGGGAGGGGAAGTATGAGGAATACCCAGACCACCAGAGCCAGAGCCGACCCAGCAGTGAGGACCAGAGTCCGTTCCTCCATAGCAACCTCAGGAAGACCATGTCCGCCAGCGCCAAGTTCTCCATCACCCCGGCCAGGAAGAAGTTTGCCGACTCAAACAGGAACTCTGAGGTGTTGAGTcaggaagagaaggaaggaggaaggCCAGCGTCTGCCGTCTCTGACACCTCCTCCGGTGCCTCTGTTCCCCCTGCAGCTTCACCAGCCCCAGACAGCAAGACCCAGAGCCGGGGCGGTAAGACTGTCCGGATTGCAGACGGAACAGGGGAGTGCATGTTTGCCAAAGACCTCCCGTCTTTCATAGTCCCCAGCTCTTCCCAGGCCTCACCCAGACCCAAGGGCTCTGAGACAGATACTGGGAGCCTGGGAGGAGAATCAGAGGACTCTGATGGccgggaggagggggaggagaagggccagcCGTCTCCGTTTGGGATCAAGCTGAGGAGGACCAACTACTCCCTCCGCTTCCACAGTGATCAGTCGACAGACAAGAGGAAAAAGAGGTACAGTGCCGGCGACAGCTTCGACGGGGTCCCCTCACCTCTGACCCCCATTGACCGCGACTCTGACGCCTCAGTGTTCTCTAATAACTCCAGCCCTGCGTCTCCACTCAGAGATAGCATTGCTGGGGTCAAGCCTGGACATGTGATTGTATCTCTTCCAGAGCCCCGGGCCAAAGCAGGCAAGTCTCCCACCCCTTCCATGCACAGCGAGGGGGAGAAGCTTCCGTCCAAACCCTCACTTTACCAGAGACCCAGCACATCCCCTAAACCTGcaacccctcccccctctccactccccAAAGTGGGCAGAGAGAGTTCCAGTGACGCAGTGGTCCAGAGGAGCTGGGTGGAGGCTGATTCAGCTGGCCATGAGGAgcgaggtgagaggaggagggaggagacctCAGCTGTGGCCCAGCTCCACAGGAACGGCCAGGGACAGAGCCAGGGCCAGGGGGAGGAGGAGCCCAAGGAGAAGAGGTCCTTCTTCCCCTCCATCAGTATCCCCTGGAGGGAGAAGGCTGACAGGAAGACGGAGCTCATCAGGAGAG AGGGAAAGCCATCACTGCAGAGCAGGCACTCATTGGACAGTACGCGGGTCCAGGACAAGGAGTCAGGGCCTCTGTGGATCACGCTAGCGCTGCAGAAACAGAAAGGCTTCAGGGAGCAGCAGCAGAGCCGAGACGAACGCCGCAGCCACAGAGAGGCCAAACTGTCTGAGAAACAAACCAAGGACAAAGACAGC GATGTGTTGCTTAGTCCTATGGAGGGTAAGGGGAGTAGAAACACCAACCCTCCCAAACCACAGACACCGGAGGAAGCCAAGAGACCAGACACCCTCCTGGGCCGCTTGGAGCGCCGGGACCTCCTGAAGAAAGCCAACACCCTGCCCAGCTCTGTCACAG TTGAGATTGCAGACCCCACTCCATCGCCCCCTGCAGTGAAGGAGTTGACCAAGCGCTTCCCATCCACTGACTCTCCCCAGGTGTCTACTGAGCCGGCCTGGCTGGCTCTGGCCAAGCGCAAGGCTAAAGCCTGGAGTGACTGCCCTCAGATCATCAAATAA
- the cracd gene encoding capping protein inhibiting regulator of actin dynamics isoform X1 produces the protein MFPKVFLQWCAALSSCAAKIERRRQGKFQPFRRLFGRRKKREAAERGFDAVELKASFSTGEVCNGVVSDDEATNQHLRELNPIGSRALSHDSVFIPSEAVQEPSPEHTMSQENVSDKVRNLQRQIAQNIKFGQRPPSLRKSEGDEGSSDEEEVPRSPLKVLAQVEAEPVDTETKGASQSQGPSQSHGAAQTGTPSTPVKSPRSKRVLPATGTIESIDLDGVPQSVPRLDNTAAKHKLSVKPKNQRISRKHRRFTQDLQEVDIPGILQEETDAADVQYRTAEEETPPEKTKKQKLQEDERQESRRKRELAEQRHREEEEDRKKKAEEWRLRELEEESCRQQEEELIRKEEEERRQREEMKEEEERRIREEEERRQRELEVMRIREEEERIQREEERRMREELELMQREEEQRTLEEEKRRKEEEERMRKEEEERKQRELEAERLCVEEEKRLKEAEEEEERKKKQVEEQRKLLAEEEEEKRLCAEVAASSSDPERKRRAEEVRWREMEERQRPFTFKVSSGEKQILFQKVNLTPVTPASSQQGGAVAEHKEGAKASSPGGADSPTLPSSQYVPHTAILVTGAQLCGTAVNLDHIKETACKSLLGLADEKKAAMGTPPPTKSKTSPDRKSGKTKSLSESTDQSSAAVLAEWASIRSKIFKGAGEGKYEEYPDHQSQSRPSSEDQSPFLHSNLRKTMSASAKFSITPARKKFADSNRNSEVLSQEEKEGGRPASAVSDTSSGASVPPAASPAPDSKTQSRGGKTVRIADGTGECMFAKDLPSFIVPSSSQASPRPKGSETDTGSLGGESEDSDGREEGEEKGQPSPFGIKLRRTNYSLRFHSDQSTDKRKKRYSAGDSFDGVPSPLTPIDRDSDASVFSNNSSPASPLRDSIAGVKPGHVIVSLPEPRAKAGKSPTPSMHSEGEKLPSKPSLYQRPSTSPKPATPPPSPLPKVGRESSSDAVVQRSWVEADSAGHEERGERRREETSAVAQLHRNGQGQSQGQGEEEPKEKRSFFPSISIPWREKADRKTELIRREGKPSLQSRHSLDSTRVQDKESGPLWITLALQKQKGFREQQQSRDERRSHREAKLSEKQTKDKDSDVLLSPMEGKGSRNTNPPKPQTPEEAKRPDTLLGRLERRDLLKKANTLPSSVTVEIADPTPSPPAVKELTKRFPSTDSPQVSTEPAWLALAKRKAKAWSDCPQIIK, from the exons ATGTTCCCTAAGGTTTTTCTGCAGTGGTGCGCAGCCCTGTCAAGTTGTGCCGCTAAAATAG AGAGGCGACGGCAGGGCAAATTCCAGCCGTTCCGACGACTGTttgggaggaggaagaagagggaggcaGCGGAGAGGGGCTTTGATGCAGTAGAGCTGAAGGCTAGCTTCTCCACAGGGGAAGTGTGCAACGGAGTCGTCTCCGATGATGAGGCGACCAATCAACATCTGAG GGAGCTGAACCCCATTGGGTCCCGAGCCCTCTCCCACGACAGTGTGTTTATCCCATCGGAAGCAGTACAGGAGCCCAGTCCAGAACATACCATGTCCCAGGAAAACGTCTCCGATAAAGTCAGGAACCTGCAG AGGCAGATAGCACAGAATATCAAGTTTGGCCAGAGGCCCCCCTCTCTGAGGAAGAGTGAGGGAGACGAGGGCAGCTCAGATGAAGAGGAGGTGCCCAGGAGCCCCCTGAAGGTCTTAGCCCAGGTGGAAGCTGAGCCAGTGGACACAGAGACAAAG GGGGCCAGCCAGAGCCaagggcccagccagagccatgGAGCTGCCCAGACCGGGACTCCCAGTACTCCAGTGAAATCTCCTAGGTCCAAACGAGTTCTTCCAGCCACCGGTACCATCGAGTCCATCGACCTGGACGGAGTCCCACAGTCTGTCCCTAGACTGGACAACACCGCTGCCAAGCATAAACTGTCTGTCAAACCCAAAAACCAGAGGATCTCCCGCAAGCACCGCCGTTTCACACAG GATTTGCAAGAGGTGGATATCCCTGGCATACTGCAGGAGGAAACAGATGCAGCCGACGTCCAATACAGAACCGCTGAGGAAGAGACACCCCCAGAGAAAACCAAGAAGCAGAAACTGCAGGAGGACGAGAGACAGGAGTCCAGGAGGAAGCGAGAGCTGGCAGAACAAAGGcacagagaggaagaagaggatagGAAGAAGAAagcagaggagtggaggctgcGTGAGTTAGAGGAGGAGAGTTGTCGCCAACAAGAGGAGGAACTTATAcgtaaagaggaggaggaaaggaggcagagagaggagatgaaagaagaagaggaaagGAGGATTAGGGAGGAAgaagaaaggagacagagagaactgGAGGTGATGAGAAttagagaggaagaagagaggatacagagagaagaagagagaaggatGAGGGAGGAATTGGAGCTTATGCAgcgagaggaggagcagaggacactggaggaagagaaaaggaggaaagaggaagaggaaagaatgaggaaagaggaagaggagaggaagcagCGCGAACTGGAGGCAGAGCGTCTCTGTGTAGAGGAGGAAAAGAGACTGAAAGAggcagaagaagaggaggaaaggaagaAAAAGCAGGTGGAAGAACAGAGAAAACTGcttgcagaggaggaggaggagaagagactgtGTGCAGAAGTGGCTGCGAGCAGCTCTGACCCTGAAAGGAAGAGGAGGGCGGAGGAGGTGcgctggagagagatggaggagagacagaggccGTTCACCTTCAAAGTGTCCTCTGGGGAGAAGCAAATCCTGTTCCAGAAGGTCAACCTGACGCCTGTTACGCCGGCCTCCAGCCAGCAGGGGGGCGCTGTGGCTGAACACAAAGAGGGAGCCAAGGCCTCATCCCCTGGAGGAGCTGACTCCCCAACCCTCCCGTCCTCTCAGTATGTCCCCCACACAGCCATCCTGGTGACGGGTGCCCAGCTTTGTGGGACTGCTGTCAACCTGGACCATATCAAAGAAACCGCTTGTAAGTCTCTCCTGGGTCTGGCAGATGAAAAGAAAGCTGCCATGGGCACCCCACCACCAACCAAGAGCAAGACTTCACCAGACCGCAAGTCTGGGAAAACCAAATCCCTCAGCGAGTCCACAGACCAGTCCAGTGCAGCCGTCCTTGCAGAGTGGGCCAGTATCCGCTCCAAGATATTCAAGGGGGCGGGGGAGGGGAAGTATGAGGAATACCCAGACCACCAGAGCCAGAGCCGACCCAGCAGTGAGGACCAGAGTCCGTTCCTCCATAGCAACCTCAGGAAGACCATGTCCGCCAGCGCCAAGTTCTCCATCACCCCGGCCAGGAAGAAGTTTGCCGACTCAAACAGGAACTCTGAGGTGTTGAGTcaggaagagaaggaaggaggaaggCCAGCGTCTGCCGTCTCTGACACCTCCTCCGGTGCCTCTGTTCCCCCTGCAGCTTCACCAGCCCCAGACAGCAAGACCCAGAGCCGGGGCGGTAAGACTGTCCGGATTGCAGACGGAACAGGGGAGTGCATGTTTGCCAAAGACCTCCCGTCTTTCATAGTCCCCAGCTCTTCCCAGGCCTCACCCAGACCCAAGGGCTCTGAGACAGATACTGGGAGCCTGGGAGGAGAATCAGAGGACTCTGATGGccgggaggagggggaggagaagggccagcCGTCTCCGTTTGGGATCAAGCTGAGGAGGACCAACTACTCCCTCCGCTTCCACAGTGATCAGTCGACAGACAAGAGGAAAAAGAGGTACAGTGCCGGCGACAGCTTCGACGGGGTCCCCTCACCTCTGACCCCCATTGACCGCGACTCTGACGCCTCAGTGTTCTCTAATAACTCCAGCCCTGCGTCTCCACTCAGAGATAGCATTGCTGGGGTCAAGCCTGGACATGTGATTGTATCTCTTCCAGAGCCCCGGGCCAAAGCAGGCAAGTCTCCCACCCCTTCCATGCACAGCGAGGGGGAGAAGCTTCCGTCCAAACCCTCACTTTACCAGAGACCCAGCACATCCCCTAAACCTGcaacccctcccccctctccactccccAAAGTGGGCAGAGAGAGTTCCAGTGACGCAGTGGTCCAGAGGAGCTGGGTGGAGGCTGATTCAGCTGGCCATGAGGAgcgaggtgagaggaggagggaggagacctCAGCTGTGGCCCAGCTCCACAGGAACGGCCAGGGACAGAGCCAGGGCCAGGGGGAGGAGGAGCCCAAGGAGAAGAGGTCCTTCTTCCCCTCCATCAGTATCCCCTGGAGGGAGAAGGCTGACAGGAAGACGGAGCTCATCAGGAGAG AGGGAAAGCCATCACTGCAGAGCAGGCACTCATTGGACAGTACGCGGGTCCAGGACAAGGAGTCAGGGCCTCTGTGGATCACGCTAGCGCTGCAGAAACAGAAAGGCTTCAGGGAGCAGCAGCAGAGCCGAGACGAACGCCGCAGCCACAGAGAGGCCAAACTGTCTGAGAAACAAACCAAGGACAAAGACAGC GATGTGTTGCTTAGTCCTATGGAGGGTAAGGGGAGTAGAAACACCAACCCTCCCAAACCACAGACACCGGAGGAAGCCAAGAGACCAGACACCCTCCTGGGCCGCTTGGAGCGCCGGGACCTCCTGAAGAAAGCCAACACCCTGCCCAGCTCTGTCACAG TTGAGATTGCAGACCCCACTCCATCGCCCCCTGCAGTGAAGGAGTTGACCAAGCGCTTCCCATCCACTGACTCTCCCCAGGTGTCTACTGAGCCGGCCTGGCTGGCTCTGGCCAAGCGCAAGGCTAAAGCCTGGAGTGACTGCCCTCAGATCATCAAATAA